Within Crassostrea angulata isolate pt1a10 chromosome 2, ASM2561291v2, whole genome shotgun sequence, the genomic segment gcttaaaggtagcttaaagatggcttaaaggtgacttaaagaagtttggacattaaggacctataagcttaGCTTTAAGGTGACTTAACAGTGGCTTAaagattgaatattttttaagccatctttacgctatctttaaggacttgcttaaagattgtttttcgccctgtgcattttgaaaaaaaaaaccaaatgctGTTTATTCAATTGCCACTGTTCattcattttcaacattttttttaaatcttactaCATTTGTGGGCGATATAAAAAATGTCAGGTTCAATAATAGAAAATTCATTATACTGACCAAACTTGCAAACAGAAAAAAGAagcttttaattattatttgttCATTGTACATAACAAGACAAGACTTTTTTTACCACTGCGTTTTATCAAGGTGATAAGTTCACATAAATAGACCTGCATATCGTTTACGATGTACAACATAATACTATTCTAAACATACCATGATAATCCTTGAAAATGTCAAACTTTTCCTTGGAATCAATTTTAATCAGATCACCATCTTCCGCCTGACAAAGGTTTCTAGCTGATAAGTATCTTGCAAGAACTGGGAAATactttaaacatatttgttgTGATGACAAGTTGTAAGTCTTACAGCCGTCAGACCATGGGACTACAAATAAAGTTCATTTTCGGATTAAACCCCGACACCGCTATGCAAGATGTACTGTTATGTTGAAATGTTCCAGTGTCTTTGTGATGaaagtttatttaatttgtaacgtatagtgtaattatttttattaatgacataaGCGACGTACTGTTTGGGCGCAAGCGGAAGCGGAGTTTGCATAGTTAAACAAACTGAAAATAACGTAAAATTTCAATATGTTAGTTACTTAAATAGTTTTTGAATATGATATAAGTACGAGTTATAATAAATCTTGAATATTGAGCTGATCATTACAGTCGTCGGATGATTGAATTATTCTAACTACTCGGGAAATAGTCCTGATCTCGAGGAACTGGAATCTTGCTGACCACCTCAATGGgatacttatttttaaagcatatcataaaaatcaatactTACATGAACGTGGGACATACGACTTCCAAGTTGGATCAGTTATGTCGCTTCCTGTGATGTCGTTGCAACACATACAGGTTTTTGTGGATTCATCGTGGCTTATCATGACTATCTTATCCGTTGTGGTAACGCATGCTCCTAGACATTGGCCCTTACTTCTTATATAATCAATTCTGTGACACGAGGATTTAGGATACTCGTTTGTTTTGATGCCGTAATAACTCTTGAAGACGGTTGATCCGCTGCACATAGCGTTTAAAacgaaaaatataaataaatatgtctTTGGTGACATATTCTTGTCTATTCAGTGACGTCTAAAAAATATACGTGACCATATGAGGAGTGCTGCATAAGcaaataatgatttaaacctCGTTTCAGTCTTTTTATAGTTGTATGAAAAATCGTTTAAAACATCACCGTtgcttagaaaaaaaaatcgacaaGCATCTTATCTAGTACGtacttgaaattaaataatttttagacACTATGTTGTTTAAACATTTCAACTTTATTGACTTCTTCTTTGACGaagcaatttttattttttttatctttgtcaTGTTCGTGGGAAATTTATAAGActggaaaataaaatgaatatgaaaacaatctTAAATACTTCTTAATAGATTCTAAGAAttcttcaaaaacaaaattaacattgAAATAGACAAAAGTCCTCCTGTATTTGCTTACATGACATTAAAGCGAAACAAGTACTTTTAGATCCTATACAACTTTTCCCAGGAAGGTATATGttcataatgttttatttttaactttacaaaaaaaaaaattaataccagAACACATTTcttcaatcaaattttaaacaagtgaaaagctgtcaatatgACAGCAatccgggttttcttttatatgaactgtatccataatccatgtcaacccgtatccagtgagaTGACGGACCCTATATGCA encodes:
- the LOC128170978 gene encoding uncharacterized protein LOC128170978, with translation MCSGSTVFKSYYGIKTNEYPKSSCHRIDYIRSKGQCLGACVTTTDKIVMISHDESTKTCMCCNDITGSDITDPTWKSYVPRSFPWSDGCKTYNLSSQQICLKYFPVLARYLSARNLCQAEDGDLIKIDSKEKFDIFKDYHVPIANSETIQVWVQGKKVGGLWQFDDGTPIPDVCPIGMSNQPGEVHYRAYGSTSFNCADAPNSDLYNYTCAYHRF